A DNA window from Hemibagrus wyckioides isolate EC202008001 linkage group LG11, SWU_Hwy_1.0, whole genome shotgun sequence contains the following coding sequences:
- the itgb3bp gene encoding uncharacterized protein itgb3bp isoform X2, whose product MPVKRRIQVEEKENTPVKRHTRDKNYSPLTGTKPMTPTGKTQGNYKTSGTTVNALEAQETQTETERLDFLRSKLEGSLEALMKTRQDLESLLPVEGNSELRSFLLMGPADLHNELKRHKELSSKVNCEVNATRVHEKWLQGTTQTGSSYEFLKNILSG is encoded by the exons ACGCCAGTCAAGAGGCACACCAGAGACAAGAACTATTCTCCTTTGACTGGAACGAAGCCCATGACCCCAACAGGCAAAACCCAAG GTAATTACAAAACCAGTGGGACCACTGTCAATGCCCTGGAAGCACAAGAGAcgcagacagaaacagagag ACTGGATTTTCTCAGGTCTAAATTGGAAGGATCTTTAGAGGCCTTAATGAAGACCAGGCAAGATCTCGAGTCCTTATTG CCTGTAGAGGGCAACAGTGAGCTGAGGAGTTTCTTGCTGATGGGTCCTGCTGACTTGCACAATGAATTGAAGAGACACAAAGAGCTGT cttCTAAAGTGAACTGCGAGGTTAATGCAACACGAGTGCACGAGAAGTGGCTTCAAG GTACAACACAGACTGGCAGTTCCTATGAGTTTCTGAAGAACATCTTAAg TGGCTAA
- the itgb3bp gene encoding uncharacterized protein itgb3bp isoform X1, producing MPVKRRIQVEEKENTPVKRHTRDKNYSPLTGTKPMTPTGKTQAGNYKTSGTTVNALEAQETQTETERLDFLRSKLEGSLEALMKTRQDLESLLPVEGNSELRSFLLMGPADLHNELKRHKELSSKVNCEVNATRVHEKWLQGTTQTGSSYEFLKNILSG from the exons ACGCCAGTCAAGAGGCACACCAGAGACAAGAACTATTCTCCTTTGACTGGAACGAAGCCCATGACCCCAACAGGCAAAACCCAAG CAGGTAATTACAAAACCAGTGGGACCACTGTCAATGCCCTGGAAGCACAAGAGAcgcagacagaaacagagag ACTGGATTTTCTCAGGTCTAAATTGGAAGGATCTTTAGAGGCCTTAATGAAGACCAGGCAAGATCTCGAGTCCTTATTG CCTGTAGAGGGCAACAGTGAGCTGAGGAGTTTCTTGCTGATGGGTCCTGCTGACTTGCACAATGAATTGAAGAGACACAAAGAGCTGT cttCTAAAGTGAACTGCGAGGTTAATGCAACACGAGTGCACGAGAAGTGGCTTCAAG GTACAACACAGACTGGCAGTTCCTATGAGTTTCTGAAGAACATCTTAAg TGGCTAA